In Streptomyces ambofaciens ATCC 23877, a single genomic region encodes these proteins:
- a CDS encoding PH domain-containing protein, producing the protein METGSPDDTGTARGTRAAPDEPVWTGLPPGLLRMRRLLLVVWLGLLALAAGVLLGLFLGPFWATSAVLPLAGAAWGWAMLERNWRSWRYAERADDLLISRGVLWREETVVPYGRMQLVEVTSGPVERYFGLASVQLHTAAAATDATIPGLDPAEAERLRDRLTELGEARSAGL; encoded by the coding sequence ATGGAGACGGGGAGCCCTGACGACACGGGTACGGCGAGAGGGACGCGGGCGGCGCCGGACGAGCCGGTGTGGACCGGCCTGCCACCGGGACTGCTGCGCATGCGGCGGCTGTTGCTGGTGGTGTGGCTGGGGTTGCTCGCGCTCGCCGCGGGCGTGCTGCTCGGGCTGTTCCTGGGCCCCTTCTGGGCGACGTCGGCCGTACTCCCCCTGGCCGGGGCGGCCTGGGGCTGGGCGATGCTGGAGCGCAACTGGCGTTCCTGGCGCTACGCCGAGCGAGCCGACGACCTGCTGATCAGCCGGGGCGTGCTGTGGCGGGAGGAGACCGTCGTCCCGTACGGGCGAATGCAACTGGTCGAGGTCACGTCCGGGCCGGTGGAACGGTACTTCGGCCTGGCCAGCGTGCAACTGCACACCGCGGCCGCCGCGACCGACGCGACCATCCCCGGCCTCGACCCGGCCGAGGCCGAACGCCTGCGCGACCGGCTCACCGAGCTGGGCGAAGCCCGATCGGCGGGGCTGTGA
- a CDS encoding NADH-quinone oxidoreductase subunit D: MTPKTETMVGIGGAAESTDMVLNIGPQHPSTHGVLRLRLVLDGERITSAEPVIGYMHRGAEKLFEARDYRQIIVLANRHDWLSAFSNELGVVLAVERMLGMEVPPRAVWLRTLLAELNRVLNHLMFLGSYPLELGGITPVFYAFREREVLQNVMEEVSGGRMHYMFNRVGGLKEDLPAGWATRARGAVAAVRSRMDVFDDLVLGNEIFRGRTRGVGTLAPEAVHAYGVSGPIARASGVDFDLRRDEPYLAYGELQDTLKVVTRTEGDCLARFECLLEQTHNALDLADACLDRLAGLPPGPVNQRLPKVLKAPEGHTYAWTENPLGINGYYLVSKGEKTPYRLKLRSASYNNIQALAELLPGTLVADMVAILGSLFFVVGDIDK, from the coding sequence ATGACTCCCAAGACGGAGACCATGGTCGGTATCGGCGGCGCCGCGGAGAGCACCGACATGGTGCTCAACATCGGGCCCCAGCACCCGAGCACGCACGGCGTGCTGCGGCTCAGGCTGGTGCTGGACGGCGAGCGCATCACGAGTGCCGAGCCCGTGATCGGCTACATGCACCGCGGCGCGGAGAAGCTGTTCGAGGCCCGGGACTACCGTCAGATCATCGTGCTCGCCAACCGCCACGACTGGCTGTCGGCGTTCTCCAACGAGCTGGGCGTGGTCCTCGCCGTGGAGCGGATGCTCGGCATGGAGGTCCCCCCGCGCGCGGTGTGGCTGCGGACGCTGCTCGCGGAGCTCAACCGGGTGCTCAACCATCTGATGTTCCTCGGGTCGTACCCGCTGGAGCTGGGCGGTATCACCCCGGTCTTCTACGCCTTCCGGGAGCGCGAGGTCCTCCAGAACGTGATGGAGGAGGTCTCCGGCGGGCGCATGCACTACATGTTCAACCGTGTCGGCGGCCTCAAGGAAGACCTGCCGGCCGGCTGGGCCACCCGCGCGCGCGGCGCCGTCGCCGCGGTGCGCTCGCGCATGGACGTCTTCGACGACCTGGTGCTCGGCAACGAGATCTTCCGGGGCCGTACCCGCGGGGTCGGCACCCTCGCCCCCGAGGCCGTGCACGCCTACGGCGTCAGCGGGCCGATCGCGCGCGCCTCGGGCGTCGACTTCGACCTGCGCCGCGACGAGCCGTACCTCGCCTACGGAGAACTCCAGGACACCCTGAAGGTCGTCACCCGGACCGAGGGCGACTGCCTCGCCCGCTTCGAGTGCCTCCTGGAGCAGACGCACAACGCCCTCGACCTCGCCGACGCCTGCCTGGACCGCCTGGCCGGACTGCCGCCCGGGCCGGTCAACCAGCGGCTCCCCAAGGTACTGAAGGCGCCCGAGGGCCACACGTACGCCTGGACCGAGAACCCGCTCGGCATCAACGGCTACTACCTGGTCAGCAAGGGCGAGAAGACGCCGTACCGGCTGAAGCTGCGCTCGGCCTCGTACAACAACATCCAGGCGCTCGCGGAACTGCTGCCCGGGACGCTGGTCGCGGACATGGTGGCGATCCTGGGGTCACTTTTCTTCGTGGTCGGGGACATCGACAAGTAG
- a CDS encoding SAM-dependent methyltransferase: MTRGTTGNRAASGTRDLWRGWRGWREATQDALYGPAGFYRVRPEGPAGHFRTSVHASPLFAGAVARLLCRVDEALGRPASLGFVDMAAGRGELVTGVLAALPADVAARTRAYAVEVAGRPRGLDHRIEWLPEPPGGVTGLLFANEWLDNVPVDVAEVDSAGVARRVLVRDDGTERLGEPVGGAEARWLARWWPLPGEEGLRAEIGLPRDSAWASAVAALDGGLAVAADYAHTAATRPPYGSLTGFREGRETAPVPDGTCDITSHVALDACAAAGSSARQAADDATRRSDGGAARHAEGDAARHAEKCVPECAPSGALLRPQREALRALGVTGARPPLTLASTDPAAYVRALTRASEAAELIAPGGLGDFVWLLQPVGAVDASALLVDVPDHEEK; encoded by the coding sequence GTGACGCGAGGGACGACAGGGAACAGAGCGGCCTCTGGGACGCGGGACCTCTGGCGGGGCTGGCGGGGCTGGCGGGAAGCGACGCAGGACGCCCTCTACGGTCCGGCCGGCTTCTACCGAGTCCGGCCCGAGGGTCCGGCCGGGCACTTCCGCACGTCCGTGCACGCATCGCCGCTGTTCGCCGGGGCCGTGGCGCGGCTGCTGTGCCGGGTCGACGAAGCGCTCGGGCGGCCCGCGTCGCTGGGCTTCGTGGACATGGCGGCCGGGCGGGGCGAGCTGGTCACCGGGGTACTGGCCGCGCTGCCCGCCGACGTGGCCGCTCGCACGCGCGCGTACGCCGTCGAGGTCGCCGGACGCCCGCGGGGGCTGGACCACCGGATCGAGTGGCTCCCCGAGCCGCCGGGCGGGGTGACGGGGCTGCTGTTCGCCAACGAGTGGCTGGACAACGTGCCCGTGGACGTGGCCGAGGTGGACTCCGCCGGCGTGGCACGGCGGGTGCTCGTCCGCGACGACGGCACCGAACGGCTCGGGGAGCCGGTGGGCGGGGCGGAGGCGCGGTGGCTGGCGCGCTGGTGGCCGCTGCCCGGCGAGGAGGGGCTGCGGGCCGAGATCGGCCTCCCCCGGGACTCCGCCTGGGCGTCCGCGGTGGCGGCGCTGGACGGCGGGCTCGCGGTGGCCGCCGACTACGCCCACACCGCGGCCACCCGCCCGCCCTACGGGTCGCTCACCGGTTTCCGGGAGGGGCGGGAGACGGCGCCGGTGCCCGACGGGACGTGCGACATCACCTCGCACGTCGCCCTGGACGCGTGCGCGGCGGCAGGCTCCTCGGCGCGTCAGGCCGCTGACGACGCGACGCGTCGCTCCGACGGTGGCGCGGCCCGTCACGCCGAAGGCGACGCGGCGCGTCACGCCGAGAAGTGCGTTCCGGAGTGCGCGCCCTCCGGTGCGCTTCTGCGCCCCCAGCGCGAGGCCCTGCGCGCCCTCGGTGTCACAGGCGCACGCCCTCCGCTCACACTGGCCTCCACCGACCCGGCGGCGTACGTACGCGCCCTCACGCGCGCCTCGGAGGCCGCCGAGCTGATCGCGCCGGGCGGGCTGGGCGACTTCGTGTGGCTGCTCCAGCCGGTGGGGGCCGTCGACGCGTCCGCGCTACTTGTCGATGTCCCCGACCACGAAGAAAAGTGA
- a CDS encoding sensor histidine kinase: MQRLYAFLRRHPTGVDCFWALVLFGVSVMSVVPQREARGTDATALIIPCVLLLCVVIALRRVVPEKMLLLAAAVGLGQVALDVATMAADFALLVIVYTVAVSGARWASRAALTMGLCAAPVAQLRWPMEDVSIGNNVAITVFQTVPFALAWVLGDSIRTRRAYFAQLEERAARLEKEREAQSKVAVAAERARIARELHDVVAHNVSVMVVQADGAAYVLDAAPDQARKALETISSTGRQALAEMRRLLGVLRTGEHHEAGEYVPQPDVQQIEDLVEQCRSSGLPVDFKVEGSPRTLPSGVELTAYRIVQEALTNTRKHGGPNAGASVRLVYFDDGLGLLIEDDGKGAPHELYEEGGFDGQGHGLIGMRERVGMVGGTLDAGPRQGGGFRISALLPLKPAH, encoded by the coding sequence GTGCAGCGCCTCTACGCTTTCCTCCGCAGACACCCGACCGGGGTCGACTGTTTCTGGGCTCTGGTCCTGTTCGGAGTCTCCGTCATGTCCGTGGTCCCCCAGCGGGAGGCCAGAGGGACGGACGCCACGGCGCTGATCATCCCCTGTGTCCTGCTGCTGTGCGTCGTGATAGCGCTGCGCCGGGTGGTGCCGGAGAAGATGCTGCTGCTGGCCGCCGCGGTGGGCCTCGGGCAGGTGGCGCTGGACGTGGCGACGATGGCGGCCGACTTCGCCCTCCTGGTGATCGTCTACACGGTGGCCGTGTCCGGCGCCCGCTGGGCCTCCAGAGCCGCCCTGACCATGGGGCTGTGCGCGGCGCCCGTCGCGCAGCTGCGCTGGCCCATGGAAGACGTGAGCATAGGCAACAACGTCGCGATAACGGTCTTCCAGACGGTGCCCTTCGCTCTGGCCTGGGTGCTCGGGGACTCCATCCGCACCCGCCGCGCCTACTTCGCGCAGCTGGAGGAGCGGGCCGCCCGGCTGGAGAAGGAGCGCGAGGCGCAGTCCAAGGTCGCGGTGGCCGCCGAGCGCGCCCGGATCGCGCGCGAGCTGCACGACGTCGTCGCGCACAACGTCTCCGTGATGGTGGTGCAGGCGGACGGCGCCGCCTACGTCCTGGACGCCGCCCCCGACCAGGCGAGGAAGGCCCTGGAGACCATCTCCTCCACCGGCCGCCAGGCCCTCGCCGAGATGCGCCGCCTGCTCGGCGTGCTGCGCACCGGCGAGCACCATGAGGCCGGTGAGTACGTACCGCAGCCGGACGTCCAGCAGATCGAGGACCTCGTCGAGCAGTGCCGCAGCTCGGGGCTGCCCGTGGACTTCAAGGTCGAGGGCAGCCCGCGCACGCTGCCCAGCGGCGTCGAGCTCACCGCGTACCGCATCGTGCAGGAGGCGCTGACCAACACGCGCAAGCACGGCGGCCCCAACGCGGGCGCCAGCGTGCGGCTGGTCTACTTCGACGACGGTCTCGGCCTGCTCATCGAGGACGACGGCAAGGGCGCCCCCCACGAGCTGTACGAGGAGGGTGGCTTCGACGGCCAGGGCCACGGCCTGATCGGCATGCGGGAACGCGTCGGCATGGTCGGCGGCACCCTGGACGCGGGCCCGCGGCAGGGCGGAGGATTCCGCATCAGTGCGTTGCTGCCGCTGAAACCCGCACACTGA
- a CDS encoding response regulator produces the protein MAIRVMLVDDQVLLRTGFRMVLAAQPDMEVVAEAGDGVEALQVLRSTAVDVVLMDVRMPKLDGVETTNRICVDPDAPKVLILTTFDLDEYAFSALKAGASGFMLKDVPPGELLAAIRSVHSGDAVVAPSTTRRLLDRFAPMLPTTGQEPRHKELQRLTGREREVMVLVAQGLSNGEIAARLVLSEATVKTHVGRILTKLGLRDRVQVVVLAYETGLVRAGGGQG, from the coding sequence ATGGCGATCCGCGTAATGCTCGTCGACGACCAGGTGCTGCTGCGCACCGGTTTCCGGATGGTGCTGGCGGCCCAGCCGGACATGGAGGTCGTCGCCGAGGCCGGGGACGGCGTGGAGGCGCTCCAGGTGCTGCGTTCGACGGCCGTGGACGTCGTGCTGATGGACGTCCGCATGCCCAAGCTCGACGGCGTCGAGACCACCAACCGGATCTGCGTGGACCCGGACGCGCCGAAGGTGCTGATCCTGACCACCTTCGACCTCGACGAGTACGCCTTCTCGGCGCTGAAGGCGGGCGCCTCGGGCTTCATGCTGAAGGACGTGCCGCCCGGCGAACTCCTCGCGGCGATCCGTTCCGTGCACAGCGGTGACGCGGTGGTCGCCCCCTCGACCACCCGGCGGCTCCTGGACCGGTTCGCCCCGATGCTGCCGACCACCGGGCAGGAGCCCCGGCACAAGGAACTGCAGCGGCTCACCGGGCGCGAGCGGGAGGTCATGGTGCTGGTGGCCCAGGGCCTGTCCAACGGCGAGATCGCGGCCCGCCTCGTGCTGTCCGAGGCGACCGTGAAGACGCACGTGGGCCGCATCCTGACCAAGCTCGGCCTGCGCGACCGGGTGCAGGTCGTGGTCCTCGCCTACGAGACCGGGCTGGTGCGGGCCGGCGGCGGGCAGGGCTGA
- a CDS encoding DUF5937 family protein — translation MSVHIDIAGLRPERVAVVPSPLAELGMALHALSEPGHHPGLQGWATGVTAGLDSHLADRMCEADFLWRTTFSDLFMPFAGVPGRSTLPGATLADDLDLLDKLTDEQFVDAALEFTCALPYSTRGVSALTDAGVRRRALDLAAARGPQQLRFSERLLADPPRIRSWLRQFAQDCDEAFFAAAWSRLCHQLAADARHKTEILRRRGLAEALAAVSPAVELDEPAGRITVDKLGDGRTATGDGGLLLIPTSLGWPHLSVLHRYDWQPVLHYPVNSPELASPPSVEQLTLRMSALSHPVRMRICRYLARSSYTTSELAQVHGMTAPEISRHLAVLKKAGLITTRRRGRYVLHQLDVTVVARLGSDFLEGILR, via the coding sequence ATGAGCGTGCACATCGACATCGCGGGGCTGCGGCCGGAGAGGGTCGCCGTCGTGCCCTCGCCCCTGGCCGAGCTGGGCATGGCGCTGCACGCGCTGTCCGAGCCGGGGCACCACCCGGGCCTCCAGGGCTGGGCCACGGGCGTGACCGCCGGGCTCGACTCGCATCTGGCCGACCGGATGTGCGAGGCCGACTTCCTGTGGCGTACGACGTTCTCGGACCTCTTCATGCCGTTCGCGGGCGTGCCGGGCCGCAGCACCCTGCCCGGCGCCACCCTCGCCGACGACCTGGACCTGCTCGACAAGCTGACCGACGAGCAGTTCGTGGACGCGGCGCTGGAGTTCACCTGTGCCCTGCCGTACAGCACCCGTGGGGTCTCCGCGCTCACGGACGCCGGGGTGCGCCGGCGGGCGCTGGACCTGGCCGCCGCGCGGGGGCCGCAGCAGCTGCGCTTCAGCGAGCGGCTGCTGGCCGACCCGCCCCGCATCCGGAGCTGGCTGCGGCAGTTCGCGCAGGACTGCGACGAGGCGTTCTTCGCGGCGGCCTGGTCCCGGCTGTGCCATCAGCTCGCGGCCGACGCCCGGCACAAGACGGAGATCCTGCGGCGCAGGGGCCTGGCCGAGGCGCTGGCGGCGGTGTCCCCGGCGGTGGAGCTGGACGAGCCCGCCGGGCGGATCACGGTCGACAAGCTGGGGGACGGCCGGACGGCCACCGGGGACGGCGGCCTGCTGCTGATACCCACCAGCCTCGGCTGGCCCCACCTGTCCGTCCTGCACCGCTACGACTGGCAGCCGGTGCTGCACTATCCCGTCAACTCCCCGGAACTGGCCTCGCCTCCGTCGGTCGAGCAGCTCACCCTGCGGATGTCCGCGCTGTCGCACCCGGTCCGGATGCGGATCTGCCGCTACCTGGCGCGCAGTTCGTACACCACGAGCGAGCTGGCGCAGGTGCACGGCATGACGGCCCCGGAGATATCCCGGCACCTGGCCGTGCTGAAGAAGGCGGGCCTGATCACCACGCGCCGGCGCGGACGGTACGTCCTGCACCAGCTGGACGTGACGGTGGTGGCCCGGCTGGGCAGCGACTTCCTGGAGGGCATACTCCGCTGA
- a CDS encoding threonine aldolase family protein has translation MSDAAERTEHDERGARGAEAGGGEDAVRRERRAGAPGPAGTEAAEVPGRGLRERRVAAHRGARRVLAAPGFGTTLRERLALLDGAAELYDLDEASDMYGNGIVEALEEKTAALLGTEAAAFFPTGTMAQQVALRCWAGRTGDPAVALHGLSHPELHERNAFSLVSGLRPVRLTSEPRIPTAEEVRGFEEPFGALMLELPLREAGFVLPTWEELTEVVDAARERDAVVHFDGARLWESTVHFGRSAAEIAGLADSVYVSFYKSLKGYGGAALAGPRTLIEEARAWRHRYGGEVFQQFPTVLSALAGLERELPRLPEYVAHARVVAAALREGFAAAGLPWARVHPEVPHTHEFQVWLPYEAEVVGEAAVRQGEETGTLLFSRGWQTPGPGLAVTEVGVEAAGLRWTADDVRAAVADFAARLTG, from the coding sequence ATGAGCGATGCGGCGGAGCGGACGGAACACGACGAGCGCGGGGCGCGGGGCGCGGAGGCGGGAGGGGGCGAGGACGCGGTGCGGCGCGAGCGGAGGGCCGGGGCGCCGGGACCGGCCGGAACGGAGGCGGCGGAGGTGCCCGGCCGCGGACTCCGGGAGCGGCGCGTGGCCGCCCACCGCGGTGCCCGGCGCGTGCTCGCCGCACCGGGTTTCGGTACGACCCTGCGCGAGCGGCTCGCCCTGCTGGACGGGGCCGCTGAGCTGTACGACCTCGACGAGGCCTCCGACATGTACGGCAACGGCATCGTGGAGGCCCTGGAGGAGAAGACCGCCGCCCTGCTCGGCACCGAGGCCGCCGCGTTCTTCCCGACCGGCACCATGGCCCAGCAGGTGGCGCTGCGCTGCTGGGCGGGGCGTACCGGCGACCCGGCGGTCGCCCTGCACGGTCTCAGCCACCCCGAGCTGCACGAACGCAACGCCTTCAGCCTGGTCAGCGGCTTGCGCCCGGTACGGCTGACCAGTGAGCCGCGGATACCGACGGCCGAGGAGGTACGCGGTTTCGAGGAACCCTTCGGGGCCCTGATGCTGGAGCTGCCGCTCAGGGAGGCCGGCTTCGTGCTGCCCACCTGGGAGGAGCTCACCGAGGTCGTCGACGCCGCGCGGGAGCGCGACGCGGTGGTCCACTTCGACGGTGCCCGTCTGTGGGAGTCCACCGTCCACTTCGGCCGGTCCGCGGCCGAGATCGCGGGTCTCGCGGACAGCGTGTACGTCTCGTTCTACAAGTCCCTCAAGGGCTACGGCGGCGCCGCTCTCGCCGGCCCCCGGACCCTGATCGAGGAGGCCAGGGCCTGGCGGCACCGGTACGGCGGCGAGGTCTTCCAGCAGTTCCCCACGGTGCTGTCGGCGCTGGCCGGCCTGGAGCGCGAGCTGCCCCGGCTGCCGGAGTACGTGGCCCACGCGCGCGTGGTGGCCGCCGCGCTGCGGGAGGGCTTCGCGGCGGCCGGGCTGCCGTGGGCGCGGGTGCACCCCGAGGTACCGCACACCCACGAGTTCCAGGTCTGGTTGCCGTACGAGGCCGAGGTCGTCGGTGAGGCCGCGGTCCGGCAGGGTGAGGAGACCGGCACGCTGCTCTTCTCCCGGGGCTGGCAGACCCCCGGTCCGGGGCTCGCCGTCACCGAGGTCGGGGTGGAGGCGGCGGGCCTGCGGTGGACGGCCGACGACGTGAGGGCCGCGGTGGCCGACTTCGCGGCCCGGCTGACCGGCTGA
- a CDS encoding Rossmann-like and DUF2520 domain-containing protein, producing MNTAPQPDPKDRPARLTVGVVGAGRVGPALAASLQLAGHRPVAVSGVSDASRRRAAALLPDVPLVPPAEVLQRAELVLLTVPDDALPDLVTGLAETGAVRPGQLLVHTSGRFGAKILDPALRAGALPLALHPAMTFTGTPVDVQRLAGCSFGVTAPEELRLAAEALVIEMGGEPEWIAEEKRPLYHAALALGANHLVTLVAQSMELLRTAGVEAPDRMLGPLLGAALDNALRSGDAALTGPVARGDAGTVAAHIVELRAHAPQAVAGYLAMARATADRALDHGLLKAELAEDLLGVLADGTGAAGAPTNTEGARGPAGPAAPESPADAADPTAPADPAKNTDDRDGTDGTGPGPEGDAR from the coding sequence GTGAACACAGCCCCACAGCCAGACCCCAAGGACCGCCCCGCGCGGCTCACCGTAGGCGTCGTCGGCGCCGGACGCGTGGGCCCCGCGCTGGCCGCGTCCCTCCAGCTCGCCGGGCACCGCCCGGTGGCCGTCTCCGGGGTCTCCGACGCCTCCAGACGGCGTGCCGCCGCACTGCTCCCCGACGTGCCGCTCGTGCCGCCGGCGGAGGTCCTCCAGCGCGCGGAGCTGGTCCTTCTGACGGTCCCCGACGACGCCCTGCCGGACCTGGTGACCGGGCTCGCCGAGACGGGGGCGGTGCGTCCGGGCCAGCTGCTCGTGCACACCTCCGGGCGGTTCGGCGCCAAGATCCTCGACCCCGCGCTGCGCGCCGGCGCCCTGCCGCTGGCCCTGCACCCCGCGATGACCTTCACCGGCACGCCCGTGGACGTCCAACGCCTGGCCGGCTGCTCGTTCGGCGTGACCGCTCCCGAGGAGCTGCGGCTGGCCGCCGAGGCCCTGGTCATCGAGATGGGCGGCGAGCCGGAGTGGATCGCCGAGGAGAAGCGCCCGCTGTACCACGCCGCCCTCGCACTCGGCGCCAACCACCTGGTCACCCTGGTCGCCCAGTCCATGGAGCTGTTGCGCACGGCCGGCGTCGAGGCTCCCGACCGCATGCTCGGCCCGCTGCTGGGCGCGGCCCTGGACAACGCCCTGCGCTCGGGTGACGCGGCGCTCACCGGCCCCGTCGCGCGCGGGGACGCGGGCACGGTCGCCGCGCACATCGTGGAGCTGCGCGCCCACGCCCCGCAGGCCGTCGCCGGCTACCTGGCCATGGCACGCGCGACCGCCGACCGGGCCCTGGACCACGGCCTGCTGAAGGCCGAACTCGCCGAGGACCTGCTCGGAGTACTCGCCGACGGAACCGGCGCGGCAGGCGCCCCCACGAACACCGAAGGCGCCCGGGGACCCGCAGGCCCAGCGGCCCCCGAAAGCCCAGCAGACGCAGCAGACCCCACAGCCCCCGCAGACCCAGCCAAGAACACCGACGACCGCGACGGAACGGACGGCACCGGCCCCGGCCCCGAGGGAGACGCCCGATGA
- the panC gene encoding pantoate--beta-alanine ligase has product MTTTPPVLLRTADELHARVRHGRRAVVMTMGALHEGHATLIRAARDLVGGDGEVVVTVFVNPLQFGAGEDLDRYPRTLDADLEIAGRAGADAVFAPSVEEVYPGGEPQVRVTAGPMGERLEGASRPGHFDGMLTVVAKLLHLTRPDLALYGQKDAQQLALIRRMVRDLNFGVDIVGVPTVREEDGLALSSRNRYLSPQDRRTALALSQALFAGLDRHAAQEALRARAREVPATQARAEALSALGESRAAADAHAVATSAPASTTASATAVKAAARLVLDDAARLDPPLELDYLALVDPSDFTEVGDDHTGEAVLAVAARVGATRLIDNVPLTFGAAS; this is encoded by the coding sequence ATGACCACCACCCCGCCCGTCCTGCTGCGCACCGCCGACGAGCTGCACGCGCGCGTGCGGCACGGCCGCCGGGCCGTCGTGATGACCATGGGCGCCCTGCACGAGGGCCACGCCACCCTGATCCGCGCGGCGCGCGACCTCGTGGGCGGTGACGGCGAGGTCGTCGTCACCGTCTTCGTCAACCCGCTCCAGTTCGGCGCCGGCGAGGACCTCGACCGCTACCCGCGCACCCTGGACGCCGACCTGGAGATCGCCGGGCGGGCGGGCGCGGACGCCGTCTTCGCCCCCTCCGTCGAGGAGGTCTACCCGGGCGGCGAGCCCCAGGTGCGCGTCACGGCGGGCCCCATGGGCGAACGCCTGGAGGGTGCCTCCCGCCCCGGTCACTTCGACGGCATGCTCACCGTCGTCGCCAAGCTGCTCCACCTCACCCGCCCGGACCTCGCCCTCTACGGCCAGAAGGACGCCCAGCAGCTGGCCCTGATCCGCCGCATGGTCCGCGACCTGAACTTCGGCGTGGACATCGTCGGCGTCCCCACCGTGCGCGAGGAGGACGGCCTGGCCCTGTCGAGCCGCAACCGCTACCTCTCGCCCCAGGACCGGCGCACGGCCCTCGCCCTCTCCCAGGCGCTGTTCGCCGGCCTGGACCGGCACGCCGCCCAGGAGGCCCTGCGCGCGCGGGCCCGCGAAGTACCCGCCACGCAGGCACGCGCCGAGGCGCTCAGCGCCCTGGGCGAGTCCCGCGCGGCAGCCGACGCGCACGCCGTCGCCACCTCGGCCCCGGCGAGCACCACGGCGAGCGCCACGGCCGTCAAGGCCGCCGCCCGCCTGGTCCTGGACGACGCCGCCCGCCTCGACCCCCCGTTGGAGCTGGACTACCTCGCCCTGGTCGACCCGTCCGACTTCACGGAGGTCGGCGACGACCACACCGGCGAGGCCGTCCTCGCGGTCGCCGCCCGGGTCGGCGCGACCCGGCTGATCGACAACGTCCCCCTCACCTTCGGAGCCGCCTCGTGA